In Cupriavidus basilensis, the following proteins share a genomic window:
- a CDS encoding GbsR/MarR family transcriptional regulator, with translation MHLSPLIQRFVLHFGEMGSRWGINRTVGQIYALLFTASRPLNADEIAEALGFSRSNVSIGLKELESWNLVKLSHQPGDRREYFSAPDDVWAIFRTLAEERRRREIDPTLSMLREVQLEAVSDPGDRHAQERMKEMYGLILLVTSWFGEIQKLDVATLEKLMKLGSKVNKLLDVKDKLSLAIGGKARAGTPPASAVKARTTRTRKE, from the coding sequence ATGCATCTGTCGCCCCTGATCCAGCGCTTCGTGCTTCACTTCGGTGAAATGGGCAGCCGCTGGGGCATCAACCGCACGGTTGGGCAAATCTATGCCCTGCTGTTTACCGCCTCCCGCCCGCTCAACGCCGACGAAATCGCCGAGGCGCTGGGCTTCTCGCGCTCCAATGTCAGCATCGGGCTGAAGGAGCTGGAGTCGTGGAACCTGGTCAAGCTGTCTCACCAGCCGGGCGACCGCCGAGAGTATTTCTCGGCACCTGACGATGTCTGGGCGATTTTCCGCACCCTGGCCGAGGAACGCCGCCGGCGCGAGATCGACCCCACGTTGTCCATGCTGCGCGAGGTCCAGCTGGAGGCCGTGAGCGATCCGGGCGATCGCCATGCGCAGGAGCGGATGAAGGAGATGTATGGGCTGATCCTGCTGGTGACGAGCTGGTTCGGCGAAATCCAGAAGCTGGATGTGGCCACGCTGGAGAAGCTGATGAAGCTCGGCTCCAAGGTCAACAAGCTGCTGGACGTGAAGGACAAGCTCAGCCTTGCCATCGGCGGAAAAGCCCGCGCCGGCACACCCCCCGCCAGTGCCGTGAAAGCCAGGACGACCCGCACCCGGAAGGAGTAG
- a CDS encoding isocitrate lyase — MAQYQDDIKAVAGLKENHGSAWNAINPEYAARMRAQNKFKTGLDIAKYTAKIMRADMAAYDADSSKYTQSLGCWHGFIGQQKMISIKKHFNSTERRYLYLSGWMVAALRSEFGPLPDQSMHEKTSVSALIRELYTFLRQADARELGGLFRELDAAQGPAKAAIQEKIDNHVTHVVPIIADIDAGFGNAEATYLLAKQFIEAGACCIQIENQVSDEKQCGHQDGKVTVPHEDFLAKIRAIRYAFLELGVDDGVIVARTDSLGAGLTKQIAVTNTTGDLGDQYNSFLDCEELSADELGNGDVIIKRDGKLLRPKRLPSNLFQFRAGTGEARCVLDCVTALQNGADLLWIETEKPHIAQIGGMVSEIRKVIPNAKLVYNNSPSFNWTLNFRQQVYDAMKAAGKDVSAYERTQLMNVEYDQTELAKLADEKIRTFQADSSREAGIFHHLITLPTYHTAALSTDNLAKEYFGDQGMLGYVAGVQRKEIRQGIACVKHQNMSGSDIGDDHKEYFSGEAALKAAGKDNTMNQF, encoded by the coding sequence ATGGCCCAGTATCAAGACGACATCAAGGCAGTTGCTGGTTTGAAAGAGAACCACGGCAGCGCATGGAATGCCATCAACCCCGAGTATGCCGCCCGCATGCGTGCCCAGAACAAGTTCAAGACGGGCCTGGACATCGCCAAGTACACCGCCAAGATCATGCGCGCCGACATGGCCGCCTACGATGCCGACTCGTCCAAGTACACCCAGTCGCTGGGTTGCTGGCACGGCTTCATCGGCCAGCAGAAGATGATCTCCATCAAGAAGCACTTCAACAGCACCGAGCGCCGCTACCTTTACCTGTCCGGCTGGATGGTGGCCGCGCTGCGCTCCGAGTTCGGCCCGCTGCCGGACCAGTCGATGCACGAAAAGACCTCCGTCAGCGCGCTGATCCGCGAGCTGTACACCTTCCTGCGCCAGGCCGACGCCCGTGAACTGGGTGGCCTGTTCCGCGAACTGGATGCTGCCCAAGGACCCGCCAAGGCCGCCATCCAGGAAAAAATCGACAACCACGTCACCCACGTTGTGCCCATCATCGCGGACATCGACGCGGGCTTCGGCAACGCCGAGGCAACGTACCTGCTGGCCAAGCAGTTCATCGAAGCGGGCGCATGCTGCATTCAGATCGAAAACCAGGTGTCCGACGAGAAGCAGTGCGGCCACCAGGATGGCAAGGTCACCGTGCCGCACGAGGACTTCCTGGCCAAGATCCGCGCTATCCGCTACGCCTTCCTGGAGCTCGGCGTGGACGACGGCGTCATTGTGGCCCGTACCGACTCGCTGGGCGCTGGCCTGACCAAGCAGATCGCCGTGACCAACACGACGGGTGACCTGGGCGATCAATACAATTCCTTCCTCGATTGCGAAGAATTGTCGGCCGACGAACTGGGCAATGGCGACGTCATCATCAAGCGCGACGGCAAGCTGCTGCGCCCTAAGCGCCTGCCTAGCAACCTGTTCCAGTTCCGCGCCGGCACGGGCGAAGCGCGCTGCGTGCTGGATTGCGTCACCGCACTGCAAAACGGCGCTGACCTGCTGTGGATCGAGACCGAAAAGCCGCATATCGCCCAGATCGGCGGCATGGTCAGCGAGATTCGCAAAGTCATCCCGAACGCCAAGCTGGTGTACAACAACAGCCCATCGTTCAACTGGACCCTGAATTTCCGCCAGCAGGTGTATGACGCGATGAAGGCCGCAGGCAAGGATGTGTCGGCATACGAGCGCACCCAACTGATGAACGTGGAATACGATCAGACCGAACTGGCGAAGCTCGCCGACGAAAAGATCCGGACCTTCCAGGCCGACTCGTCGCGCGAAGCAGGTATCTTCCACCATCTGATCACGCTGCCGACCTACCACACCGCCGCGCTGTCGACCGACAACCTGGCCAAGGAATACTTCGGCGACCAGGGCATGCTGGGCTATGTGGCTGGCGTGCAGCGCAAGGAAATCCGTCAGGGCATCGCCTGTGTCAAGCACCAGAACATGTCCGGCTCGGATATCGGCGACGACCACAAGGAGTATTTCAGCGGCGAAGCAGCTCTGAAAGCGGCAGGTAAAGACAACACCATGAATCAGTTCTGA